In Pseudomonas sp. PDNC002, the DNA window GGTTGAGCTCGTCCGCCACCGCGCGGATACGCTCCAGGCGCGCGCCGGTCAGCGGCTCGACACCCTCGGCGGTTTCCACCGTGGCGCAGACCGCCAGCACTTCTTCCAGCGCGCCCTTGCAGATCAGCAGGTGCTGGCCGTCACGCTCGCTGACCACCACGGACATGCGCCGGCGGGCGAAGTCGAAGGGAATCTCGTCGAGCTTGCGGAAGCGGCTGTCCACCTTCAGTGCGTGGCGCAGTTCGACGTGTTCGAGCACGGCGACGTCCAGCAGGTTCTTCAGGCCGGTCTGGTAGTGGCTATTGAGGAAGGCCAGTTGCAGCACGCGGTCCTGCACGTGGCCGAAGGCGTCGGTATGACGCTCGAGGACGATGCGGTCCTGGGTCAGGGTGCCGGTCTTGTCGGTGCAGAGGATGTCCATCGCGCCAAAGTTCTGGATGGCGTCCAGGCGCTTGACGATCACCTTGCGCCGGCTGAGCACCACCGCGCCCTTGGCCAGGGTCGAGGTGACGATCATCGGGAGCATTTCCGGGGTCAGGCCGACCGCGATGGACAGCGCGAACAAGGCCGCTTCCAGCCAGTCGCCCTTGGTGAAACCATTGATCAGCAGCACCACCGGCGCCATCACCAGCATGAAGCGGATCAGCAGCCAACTGACGCGGTTCACCCCAGCCTGGAAGGCGGTCGGCGCCGGATCGCTGGCGATGACCCGCTCGGCCAGGGAGCCGAAATAAGTGCGCGCCCCGGTGCCGATCACCACCGCCTGGGCGGAACCGCTGACCACCGTGGTACCCATGAAACACAGGCTGTCGCGCTCGAGCGGGTTGCCCTGGCGGGCGTCGCGCAGCTGAGCGAATTTCTCCACCGGCAACGACTCGCCGGTCAGCGCCGCCTGGCCGAGGAACAGGTCCTTGGCGCTGAGCAGGCGCACGTCCGCCGGGACCATGTCGCCGGCCGACAGCCACAGCACGTCGCCCGGGACCAGTTGGCGGATCGGCACCTCCACGCGGCGCGCGGGACCATCATCCTCGGCGCTGCGGAACACCGTGGCGGTGTTGCTGACCATCGCCTTGAGCTGCTCGGCCGCGCGGTTCGAGCGCTTCTCCTGGATGAAGCGCAGCAGCGTGGAAATCCCCACCATGCTGCCGATGACCACGGCCGCCTCGGCATCGCCGGTGAAGCCGGAGATGGCCGCCAGTACCGTGAGCAGCAGGTTGAAGGGGTTGCAGTAGCAGAACCAGAGGTGCTGCCAGGCACCGATGGGGCGGTCCTGGTCGACCTCGTTCAGGCCGCCGCGCAGGCGACGCTCCTCCGCCTCCGCCTCGCTCAGACCTTCGCGTCGGCTTTCCAGGCGCTCCAGCACCGCCGAACTTTCCAGCGCCGACCACTCCAGCAGCGCCGAGGTCAGCTGAGCGGGCGCCTGCCGTCCAGCGGCCGAACCGCGCAGCAGGTCGCGCGATGCCAGCCGGCGCAATTGCCGGGCGGGAAAGCCCTTGTTGATGAATTCGAGCAGGTGGGTCCTGATGATATCCAGGCGCATGATGACTCCCCTTGTGCGCC includes these proteins:
- the mgtA gene encoding magnesium-translocating P-type ATPase; amino-acid sequence: MRLDIIRTHLLEFINKGFPARQLRRLASRDLLRGSAAGRQAPAQLTSALLEWSALESSAVLERLESRREGLSEAEAEERRLRGGLNEVDQDRPIGAWQHLWFCYCNPFNLLLTVLAAISGFTGDAEAAVVIGSMVGISTLLRFIQEKRSNRAAEQLKAMVSNTATVFRSAEDDGPARRVEVPIRQLVPGDVLWLSAGDMVPADVRLLSAKDLFLGQAALTGESLPVEKFAQLRDARQGNPLERDSLCFMGTTVVSGSAQAVVIGTGARTYFGSLAERVIASDPAPTAFQAGVNRVSWLLIRFMLVMAPVVLLINGFTKGDWLEAALFALSIAVGLTPEMLPMIVTSTLAKGAVVLSRRKVIVKRLDAIQNFGAMDILCTDKTGTLTQDRIVLERHTDAFGHVQDRVLQLAFLNSHYQTGLKNLLDVAVLEHVELRHALKVDSRFRKLDEIPFDFARRRMSVVVSERDGQHLLICKGALEEVLAVCATVETAEGVEPLTGARLERIRAVADELNLEGLRVVAVATRELPPNRDVYGVADEEALCLAGYIAFLDPPKETTAPALRALARNGVAVKVLTGDNERVSLKVCRDVGLAVEGVLLGPQLDDLDDAVLGERAERTTLFAKLTPSHKERLVRVLRERGHVVGFLGDGINDAPALRSADIGISVDSAVDIAKEAADLILLEKSLMVLEEGVIEGRRTFANMLKYIRMTASSNFGNVFSVLVASAFIPFLPMLPLQLLVQNLLYDLSQIAIPFDNVDEELLRKPQQWNPDGLGRFMVFFGPISSIFDIATFLVLWHVFGANSPEHQTLFQSGWFVEGLISQLLVVHMIRTRRIPFLQSRAAWPLLGMTLVIVAVAVFLPMGPLAHSFRMQALPLDYWPWLAAILLGYMALTQAVKGWFARRYGWQ